In one window of Bdellovibrio bacteriovorus W DNA:
- a CDS encoding phosphoribosylaminoimidazole synthetase (COG0150 Phosphoribosylaminoimidazole (AIR) synthetase), which yields MEINYKTAGVDVEKADLFVERISKLVPSTFNERVHQAVGGFAAVYKLSDEKYLASCTDGVGTKLKWAQLVGEHHGIGIDLVAMCVNDLLCVGASPMFFLDYMAFGKLDTQVSEKLISGMVDGCKQSSMALIGGETAEMPGVYKDGEYDLAGFSVGEMRPEEMFDGTGISEGDVLVGIASSGFHSNGYSLLRKLVDDSETDLIKELLTPTKIYVKSFQALRKKFPQGILGAAHMTGGGIDNIPRMSGEFDYEVNAWPAMKEIAPSFAKVIARLEARDESLFKTFNMGLGLVLLVKKEQAQAIRDHANHLGEKAWIIGQVKKGSGEVSFAEENLNQFFS from the coding sequence ATGGAAATCAATTATAAAACTGCAGGCGTGGACGTTGAAAAAGCGGACCTCTTTGTAGAGCGAATTAGTAAGCTCGTACCCTCGACATTCAACGAAAGAGTGCATCAGGCTGTAGGCGGCTTTGCAGCGGTTTACAAACTCTCTGATGAAAAGTATCTCGCTTCTTGTACAGATGGTGTGGGGACAAAGTTAAAATGGGCACAGCTTGTCGGAGAACATCATGGCATTGGCATTGATCTCGTGGCGATGTGTGTGAATGATTTGCTCTGCGTAGGGGCCTCTCCGATGTTTTTCTTAGACTATATGGCCTTTGGAAAGCTCGACACTCAAGTGAGTGAGAAGTTAATTTCTGGCATGGTCGATGGCTGCAAGCAGTCGTCTATGGCCTTAATCGGTGGTGAAACTGCCGAGATGCCAGGGGTTTATAAAGACGGTGAGTATGATTTAGCAGGCTTTAGCGTCGGAGAAATGCGTCCTGAGGAGATGTTCGATGGTACGGGAATCTCTGAAGGCGACGTGCTCGTGGGAATTGCCTCTAGTGGCTTTCACAGCAATGGCTATTCGCTTTTAAGAAAGCTAGTTGATGATAGTGAAACGGACCTTATTAAAGAGCTTTTAACTCCTACTAAAATTTACGTGAAGTCCTTTCAAGCTTTAAGAAAAAAGTTTCCGCAAGGAATCTTAGGAGCCGCACACATGACGGGCGGAGGGATTGATAATATTCCGCGCATGAGTGGTGAATTTGATTATGAAGTGAATGCATGGCCGGCAATGAAAGAGATTGCCCCTAGCTTTGCCAAGGTCATAGCCCGCCTTGAGGCCCGTGATGAATCACTTTTTAAAACATTCAATATGGGATTGGGTTTGGTTTTATTGGTAAAGAAGGAGCAAGCTCAGGCAATTCGGGATCATGCAAATCATCTCGGCGAGAAGGCTTGGATAATAGGTCAGGTAAAAAAAGGTAGTGGTGAAGTTTCCTTTGCAGAAGAAAATCTTAATCAATTTTTCTCTTAA
- a CDS encoding IMP cyclohydrolase (COG0138 AICAR transformylase/IMP cyclohydrolase PurH (only IMP cyclohydrolase domain in Aful)): MNQPIRRALLSVSDKRNLLSLAKALASKNVELIASGGTAKALSEAGFAVTPVETLSGKGEAFQGRMKTISFEIASSLLFRRDDPSDLQQAQELGIQPIDLVVVNLYPFHETLKSGKDFATCIENIDIGGPTLLRAGAKNFKSVTVLSNPAQYEGFIAEFEGRGNTSLEFRQRCAADVFQMTSFYDQAIAVYLLDQSGAGLRYGENPHQKGLILKDPFQAGLAHVESPRGKEMSYNNYLDSDFALRTLQDFIFWQAGEQKPTAIVVKHNTPCGIAIAKDPLEALENAWNGDVKSSFGGIIALSFPVTLAVAEFFKEKFVEVIMAPEFSEDAEQLLKKNCRTLKVSLSSSAGWQARGIDGGVLMQEKDAPFKEDLKVVTQRPFDEDKKKLAEFSALAVKNLKSNAIALCRETASGYELVTMGAGQTNRIDCIEILIATRLKDKKISEVANCVLSSDAFFPFADSVEAAAKLGVKYIVQPGGSVKDSEVIAEADRREVAMAFTGRRHFLH; this comes from the coding sequence ATGAATCAGCCCATTCGGCGCGCCCTTTTAAGTGTCTCAGATAAAAGAAATTTACTTAGCTTAGCAAAAGCTTTAGCTAGCAAAAATGTAGAACTCATCGCCAGCGGTGGAACGGCGAAGGCACTCTCAGAGGCGGGTTTTGCGGTGACTCCCGTAGAGACTCTCAGTGGTAAAGGAGAGGCTTTTCAAGGGCGGATGAAAACTATCAGCTTTGAAATTGCGAGCTCATTATTATTTCGCAGAGACGACCCAAGTGATCTTCAGCAGGCGCAAGAACTCGGAATTCAACCGATTGATCTAGTGGTCGTAAATCTGTATCCCTTTCATGAAACATTAAAGTCAGGGAAAGATTTCGCAACCTGCATTGAAAATATTGATATTGGTGGGCCTACATTATTAAGGGCCGGTGCGAAAAACTTTAAATCCGTGACAGTCTTAAGTAACCCTGCCCAATACGAAGGATTCATAGCAGAGTTTGAAGGGCGCGGGAATACATCTTTAGAATTTCGCCAAAGATGTGCTGCGGATGTTTTTCAGATGACGAGCTTCTATGATCAAGCTATCGCAGTCTATCTTTTAGACCAATCCGGAGCGGGGCTACGCTATGGCGAAAACCCTCATCAAAAGGGTTTGATTTTAAAAGATCCTTTCCAGGCAGGTCTTGCTCACGTAGAAAGCCCTCGTGGTAAAGAGATGTCTTATAATAATTATTTAGATTCAGATTTTGCTCTTCGCACATTGCAGGATTTTATTTTCTGGCAAGCAGGTGAACAAAAGCCTACTGCCATCGTTGTTAAACACAACACTCCTTGCGGGATTGCAATTGCCAAGGACCCTCTTGAAGCGCTCGAAAATGCATGGAACGGGGATGTTAAAAGCTCCTTTGGTGGAATCATCGCGTTGAGTTTTCCTGTGACGCTTGCTGTGGCTGAGTTTTTCAAAGAAAAATTCGTTGAAGTTATTATGGCTCCGGAATTTTCTGAAGATGCTGAACAGCTCTTAAAGAAGAACTGTCGTACATTAAAAGTTTCACTTTCTTCAAGTGCTGGATGGCAAGCCCGAGGCATCGATGGTGGGGTTTTGATGCAAGAAAAAGATGCTCCTTTTAAAGAGGACTTAAAAGTCGTCACGCAAAGACCTTTTGATGAAGACAAAAAGAAACTGGCGGAGTTTTCAGCTCTGGCTGTGAAAAACTTAAAGAGCAACGCCATAGCCTTGTGCCGAGAAACAGCTAGCGGCTATGAGTTGGTCACTATGGGTGCGGGACAAACCAATCGTATCGACTGTATTGAGATCCTAATCGCCACTCGTCTTAAAGATAAAAAGATCTCCGAGGTGGCAAATTGCGTTTTGTCTTCCGATGCTTTTTTCCCCTTTGCAGACTCTGTAGAGGCAGCCGCTAAGTTGGGCGTGAAATACATCGTACAACCCGGTGGTTCTGTTAAAGACTCGGAAGTTATTGCAGAGGCGGATCGGCGCGAAGTTGCTATGGCATTTACGGGTCGCAGACACTTTCTTCACTAA
- a CDS encoding phosphoribosylformylglycinamidine synthase I (COG0047 Phosphoribosylformylglycinamidine (FGAM) synthase, glutamine amidotransferase domain), translating to MSIKPKFLVVWGDGINCENETAFAIEKAEGQAIKVHISDLLKKPEMLQEADALVFPGGFSFGDHLGSGQITALKIEKNLKDTLQEFVKTKPVLGVCNGFQILVRLGLLPDADFQKTCALVANRQGHFIDQWVSLETEESSPCIWTKDLPAKFVLPMRHGEGRFVSKPDVISRLKEQKQIPLSYAEDVNGAMENIAAVCDSSGLVMGIMPHPEAAIEDWQLPFAGIAHGLDFFKNAVSYIRSQR from the coding sequence ATGTCTATAAAGCCTAAGTTCTTAGTCGTCTGGGGAGATGGCATTAACTGTGAAAACGAAACCGCCTTTGCTATTGAAAAAGCAGAAGGCCAAGCTATTAAGGTGCATATTTCTGACCTGTTAAAAAAACCAGAAATGCTTCAAGAGGCCGATGCGCTGGTTTTCCCTGGCGGATTTTCATTCGGCGATCATTTAGGTAGTGGTCAAATTACTGCGCTAAAAATTGAAAAGAATCTTAAAGATACCTTGCAAGAGTTTGTAAAAACCAAGCCGGTCCTAGGTGTTTGTAATGGCTTTCAAATACTTGTGAGACTTGGTCTTTTGCCTGATGCTGATTTTCAAAAAACTTGCGCTTTGGTGGCAAATCGCCAAGGGCATTTTATTGATCAGTGGGTGAGCTTAGAAACAGAAGAAAGTTCTCCCTGCATATGGACGAAGGATCTTCCAGCAAAATTTGTTTTACCTATGAGGCACGGAGAAGGAAGGTTTGTTTCTAAACCTGATGTAATTTCAAGGCTTAAAGAACAAAAGCAAATACCTCTTTCTTATGCAGAAGATGTCAACGGTGCGATGGAAAACATTGCGGCTGTCTGTGATTCTTCGGGTCTGGTTATGGGAATAATGCCTCACCCAGAAGCGGCCATTGAAGACTGGCAACTGCCTTTTGCAGGCATCGCCCATGGATTAGATTTTTTTAAAAACGCTGTTAGCTATATAAGGAGTCAAAGATGA
- a CDS encoding phosphoribosylformylglycinamidine synthase II (COG0046 Phosphoribosylformylglycinamidine (FGAM) synthase, synthetase domain) — protein sequence MIRICVRSLFDHSLENSLKMELSRYGEIRTLKVHRVFWLLETKPILETIKDLKRVFVDPVSEESLLGFPKFSEDRSYAEIFFRPGVTDNLGRSATEALMLLSDKDQMQSWQDFPVSVHSGWQVELDGEISSENFHKVLYQNIANSLLHKISFSSGAELVKKNSWQDFASYWLIQEGEEKKLELIPLEEAALEKINSERGLALSKTEIQTIIAHYQVESLERKQKGWQGFITEVELECLAQTWSEHCKHKIFAANIEYSESQGDFPAIGKKDISSLYKSYIQKSTQELSDCGYLVSVFKDNGGIVDFDKNLNVCVKVETHNSPSALDPYGGAITGILGVNRDILGCGIGAKPIANMDVFCLSEKELFPSETSPDRPELLKDPSVIFRGVHKGVEDGGNQSGIPTINGNLRFDSEFAAKPLVFVGSVGIMPKSVQGRPSHEKEISAGDLIVVAGGRLGKDGVHGATFSSLALQDNVAPNVVQIGDPITQKRVLDFTLLARDRGWIRAITDNGAGGVSSSIGEMAQFSNGARMDLSRHPVKYPGLEYWEMLISESQERMSYAVSPQNIDNFLALAQDMGVEASVLGTFTETGFFEIHYGEKELARLNLDFLHNGLEKMQLKAHFAGPQEYDEYHRETPKSVYAEGDLVGVLKTLLNSPNIASREFMVRSYDHEVQGATRLKPFTGSQQHTPNDAGVIDLHVHGGEENNSLVLANGLCPQFSYYDTYLMATKAVDIAVRNVVAVGGSPHRMALVDNFCWPDPLEKKSNPDALHKMSQLVRACEGIYDAAHAFRAPFVSGKDSMKNDFIGKTRSGEIIKISVPPTLLVTAIAQNPEAQKTISAEFKKAGDRIYLIGKPTASLYGSVYASEINVTVEKPEYPNLQENSALYKRLYEGIRKSLLSSCHTVLEGGFLVAALESCFGNGLGMKLSLESFKWSELFSETGSLFLVSISPENQAAFEEHFQNDFIFLGETQSSEKVEFEYQGHSQALTLAEAFQPWITGVQDVYKA from the coding sequence ATGATAAGGATTTGTGTCAGAAGTTTATTTGATCACAGTCTTGAAAATTCATTAAAGATGGAGCTTTCACGCTATGGTGAAATTAGAACTCTGAAAGTTCACCGTGTTTTTTGGCTACTTGAAACAAAACCAATTCTAGAAACTATAAAGGATCTTAAAAGAGTTTTTGTAGATCCCGTTTCTGAAGAATCTCTGTTGGGCTTTCCGAAGTTTTCTGAAGATCGTTCTTATGCAGAGATTTTCTTTAGGCCAGGTGTTACGGATAACTTAGGGCGGTCAGCAACAGAAGCTTTAATGCTTCTGTCAGATAAAGATCAAATGCAGTCGTGGCAGGACTTTCCGGTATCAGTTCACAGCGGATGGCAAGTTGAGTTGGACGGGGAGATCAGCTCTGAGAATTTCCATAAAGTACTCTACCAAAATATTGCCAATTCATTGTTACATAAAATTTCTTTTTCTTCGGGGGCGGAGCTTGTAAAGAAAAATTCTTGGCAAGACTTTGCAAGCTATTGGTTGATACAAGAGGGAGAAGAAAAAAAATTAGAGCTTATTCCCTTAGAAGAAGCAGCCCTAGAAAAAATCAATAGTGAGCGGGGCTTGGCTTTAAGTAAAACCGAGATTCAAACTATCATTGCACACTATCAAGTCGAGTCTTTAGAGAGAAAGCAAAAGGGATGGCAAGGTTTCATCACTGAGGTGGAGCTTGAGTGTCTTGCGCAAACTTGGAGTGAGCATTGTAAGCATAAGATCTTTGCTGCCAATATTGAGTATTCAGAGTCACAGGGTGATTTCCCTGCTATTGGTAAAAAGGATATTTCGAGTCTCTATAAATCCTATATTCAAAAGTCCACGCAAGAGCTCTCAGATTGTGGATACCTCGTATCCGTTTTTAAGGACAACGGCGGAATTGTTGATTTTGATAAAAATCTAAATGTCTGCGTGAAAGTTGAAACTCACAATTCTCCCTCGGCACTAGATCCTTATGGTGGAGCAATCACGGGCATCTTAGGAGTCAATCGTGATATTTTAGGTTGTGGGATCGGAGCCAAACCCATCGCCAATATGGATGTGTTCTGTCTTTCTGAAAAAGAATTATTTCCATCGGAAACAAGTCCTGATCGGCCCGAGCTTTTAAAAGACCCGTCGGTTATTTTTCGCGGTGTTCACAAAGGTGTGGAAGACGGGGGAAATCAAAGTGGCATTCCAACGATCAACGGAAATTTGCGTTTTGATTCTGAATTTGCAGCAAAGCCCTTAGTCTTCGTGGGCTCCGTGGGAATAATGCCAAAGTCTGTTCAGGGGAGACCTAGTCACGAAAAAGAGATTTCCGCTGGTGATCTCATCGTCGTAGCAGGGGGGCGTCTGGGTAAAGACGGCGTACACGGTGCGACTTTTAGTTCGCTGGCATTGCAAGACAATGTGGCCCCTAATGTCGTACAAATCGGTGATCCCATCACACAAAAGCGCGTTCTTGATTTCACACTTCTTGCGCGAGATCGTGGTTGGATTCGTGCAATCACGGATAACGGCGCTGGGGGAGTGTCGTCATCTATCGGTGAGATGGCGCAATTTTCAAACGGCGCCAGAATGGATCTTAGTCGTCATCCGGTAAAATACCCGGGTTTAGAATATTGGGAGATGCTAATTAGCGAATCCCAAGAGCGCATGTCCTATGCCGTGAGCCCACAAAACATTGATAACTTCTTAGCGCTTGCTCAAGACATGGGCGTGGAGGCAAGTGTTTTAGGCACCTTCACAGAGACAGGATTTTTTGAAATTCACTACGGAGAAAAAGAACTCGCAAGACTCAATCTTGATTTTCTTCATAATGGCTTAGAAAAAATGCAACTAAAGGCACACTTTGCAGGGCCACAAGAGTATGACGAGTACCACAGAGAAACTCCTAAGTCGGTTTATGCCGAAGGTGATCTTGTCGGTGTTTTAAAAACGCTTTTAAACTCACCAAATATCGCCTCACGTGAGTTTATGGTGCGGTCTTATGATCATGAAGTTCAAGGGGCAACGCGATTAAAGCCTTTCACTGGCTCTCAGCAACATACACCGAATGATGCTGGAGTTATTGACCTCCATGTTCACGGAGGAGAAGAGAACAACTCTCTAGTTCTGGCCAACGGACTTTGCCCGCAATTTTCTTACTATGACACTTATCTCATGGCGACCAAAGCGGTCGACATCGCGGTTCGCAATGTTGTGGCGGTGGGTGGAAGTCCACATCGCATGGCCTTAGTTGATAACTTTTGTTGGCCGGACCCTTTAGAGAAGAAATCTAATCCCGATGCCCTTCATAAAATGTCCCAGCTAGTAAGAGCTTGCGAAGGTATCTATGATGCGGCCCACGCTTTTAGAGCGCCCTTTGTAAGTGGTAAAGACTCTATGAAGAATGACTTTATTGGCAAGACTCGTTCTGGAGAAATAATCAAAATCTCTGTTCCGCCGACTCTTTTGGTCACAGCCATCGCACAAAATCCAGAGGCTCAAAAAACAATTTCCGCAGAGTTCAAAAAGGCTGGAGATAGAATTTATCTGATAGGAAAGCCAACGGCGAGCCTCTATGGATCGGTCTATGCCTCTGAAATCAATGTGACTGTAGAAAAACCAGAGTATCCAAACCTCCAAGAAAATTCTGCACTCTATAAGCGACTCTATGAGGGAATTCGTAAGAGTTTATTATCATCCTGTCATACAGTCCTTGAGGGCGGGTTTTTAGTAGCAGCTCTAGAGTCCTGCTTTGGTAACGGCTTAGGGATGAAGCTGAGTTTAGAAAGCTTTAAATGGTCGGAGCTATTTTCTGAAACGGGCAGTTTGTTTTTAGTAAGTATTAGTCCAGAAAATCAGGCTGCTTTCGAAGAGCATTTTCAAAATGATTTTATTTTTTTAGGAGAAACTCAAAGTTCTGAGAAGGTAGAGTTTGAATATCAGGGGCATAGCCAAGCTCTTACCTTAGCCGAAGCTTTTCAACCTTGGATCACAGGGGTGCAAGATGTCTATAAAGCCTAA
- a CDS encoding phosphoribosylglycinamide formyltransferase (COG0299 Folate-dependent phosphoribosylglycinamide formyltransferase PurN) has product MTEPIRIAIFASGNGSNALNLLRASLELENRIQIPLVISDNPEAPILSRVSEFPTQALLIQKTGTRRSHELEILNKLKEHKIDWIFLAGYMRLLSPEFVNSWKDLHAEAEQIVNIHPSKLPQYAGLESVQRAFAAKEEEVGVTLHFVDAGMDTGRIIEQKTLPIQENQTLESLLQDVHRLEHQIYREFLNKIAFKIMPTARYQGSLL; this is encoded by the coding sequence ATGACTGAACCTATCCGAATTGCTATTTTTGCTTCTGGTAACGGTTCCAATGCGTTGAATCTGCTGCGTGCCTCTCTGGAGTTAGAAAATAGAATTCAGATTCCCTTGGTGATCTCAGATAATCCAGAAGCTCCTATACTATCTAGAGTCTCAGAGTTTCCCACTCAGGCGCTGCTAATCCAAAAAACAGGCACGCGTAGAAGTCATGAACTAGAAATATTAAATAAGCTCAAAGAACACAAAATCGATTGGATTTTTTTAGCTGGCTATATGCGACTTCTTTCGCCTGAATTTGTGAATTCATGGAAAGACTTGCATGCTGAGGCTGAACAAATCGTCAATATTCACCCATCAAAGCTTCCGCAGTATGCGGGGTTAGAGTCCGTGCAAAGGGCCTTTGCTGCCAAAGAAGAAGAAGTTGGTGTGACTCTTCATTTTGTGGATGCCGGAATGGATACGGGAAGAATCATTGAGCAAAAAACTTTACCTATTCAAGAAAATCAAACTCTAGAAAGCTTACTCCAAGACGTTCATCGTCTGGAACATCAAATCTATCGAGAGTTCTTAAATAAAATTGCTTTTAAAATTATGCCGACGGCACGTTATCAAGGGAGCTTATTATGA
- a CDS encoding phosphoribosylamine--glycine ligase (COG0151 Phosphoribosylamine-glycine ligase) — MNYNVLIMGKGGREHALAKKIQESSLLNQLWVCPGNPGMELQGFTCVKDDSTEAVLTFCQKQNVQIVILGPENYILSDLKTTLEKNGIYCFAPSQEAALLESSKAFSKKILQGAEIPTAKAQTVKTVTEGNDVLKSHDFERNGIVLKADGLAQGKGVWVCQSYDEAKEALKQLSHDYGFPVLIEEMLLGTELSVFAVCKGKDFRILGTACDYKRITEDPFSANTGGMGSYSPCDFLTADDEKKIERIYSNVLTELAAQGFSYEGFLFAGLMKTREDLFVLEFNVRMGDPETQSLLPRVNDDLLEMIVKARDHELESGWSPNSSQYSVHIVATSKGYPFKDMLLGQKIHLPTTTENIIFAGVQGQNQDLKNSGGRVLGITAMGVSKAEARAKAYSQISDVFFEGMYYRKDIGT; from the coding sequence ATGAATTACAATGTGCTGATCATGGGAAAGGGTGGGCGAGAACATGCTCTTGCAAAAAAGATTCAAGAATCTTCACTCTTGAATCAGCTTTGGGTTTGCCCTGGGAATCCAGGGATGGAACTGCAAGGATTTACCTGTGTCAAAGATGACAGCACAGAGGCTGTATTAACGTTTTGCCAAAAACAAAATGTTCAGATCGTTATCTTAGGGCCGGAAAATTATATTTTATCGGATTTAAAAACGACATTAGAAAAAAATGGGATTTATTGTTTTGCTCCGTCTCAAGAGGCCGCTCTTTTAGAGTCATCCAAAGCTTTTTCAAAAAAGATTCTACAAGGTGCCGAAATTCCAACGGCCAAAGCGCAAACTGTCAAGACTGTGACAGAGGGGAATGATGTTTTAAAAAGTCACGACTTTGAAAGAAATGGAATCGTTCTCAAAGCCGATGGACTTGCTCAAGGTAAAGGGGTTTGGGTCTGTCAAAGTTACGACGAGGCTAAAGAAGCCTTGAAGCAACTCAGTCATGATTATGGTTTTCCCGTACTGATAGAAGAGATGTTACTGGGAACAGAGCTGTCGGTCTTTGCTGTCTGTAAAGGAAAAGACTTTAGAATTCTTGGGACAGCTTGTGATTATAAGCGCATTACCGAAGATCCATTCAGCGCGAACACAGGGGGGATGGGTTCTTACAGTCCTTGTGATTTTTTGACAGCAGACGATGAAAAAAAAATCGAAAGAATCTATAGCAACGTTTTGACAGAGCTTGCGGCACAAGGGTTCTCCTACGAAGGATTTTTATTCGCAGGACTTATGAAGACCCGAGAAGACCTATTTGTTCTGGAGTTCAATGTGCGTATGGGGGACCCGGAAACTCAAAGTCTCCTTCCGCGTGTGAATGACGATCTTTTAGAGATGATCGTAAAAGCACGCGATCATGAGCTTGAAAGCGGTTGGAGTCCGAACTCTTCCCAATACTCTGTTCACATAGTTGCAACAAGCAAAGGATATCCCTTTAAAGACATGCTTCTTGGGCAAAAGATCCATCTGCCGACGACGACAGAAAATATTATTTTCGCCGGTGTTCAGGGGCAGAATCAGGATCTTAAAAATAGTGGAGGGCGGGTTCTTGGCATCACAGCCATGGGGGTTAGTAAAGCTGAAGCACGCGCTAAAGCCTACTCGCAGATCTCAGATGTGTTCTTTGAGGGAATGTATTATCGAAAGGATATCGGGACATGA
- a CDS encoding phosphoribosylaminoimidazolesuccinocarboxamide synthase (COG0152 Phosphoribosylaminoimidazolesuccinocarboxamide (SAICAR) synthase): MELIYKGSVKDLYSNNDTMTFKYSDRYSIFDWGQMPDEIPYKGEALASLAASFFKYLEQKNIHSHFKKQIGKNEISVQPVKVLRPEWIEGQYDYSIYVDRPQNTLVPLEVIFRRYLGQGNSLEKRLQKNPEYLKDLDLSAMPTSNTHFEPALVEFSTKLESSDRYLSKRELSEMNIANELEIKNLKTLTQEVTTHLRDLFAKLSIKLWDGKFEYGFGEEKNGARELFLVDSIGPDELRLTYERLPLSKEFLRQIYLHTPWAQGVQKAKDLAQERKTQDWKKICVEELNLSPQSLSPRQLEVSSLLYQALANEVALAVGSEPPFERRADLKTWAQEAKNLLEESEKK; this comes from the coding sequence ATGGAATTAATTTATAAAGGTTCCGTTAAAGATCTTTATTCTAATAATGATACCATGACCTTTAAGTACTCCGATCGCTATTCAATTTTTGATTGGGGACAGATGCCTGATGAGATTCCCTATAAAGGAGAAGCTCTAGCTAGTTTGGCGGCTTCTTTTTTTAAGTATCTAGAGCAGAAAAATATTCATTCGCATTTTAAGAAACAAATCGGAAAAAATGAAATCTCTGTTCAGCCTGTTAAGGTTCTGCGCCCTGAGTGGATTGAGGGGCAATACGATTATTCGATTTATGTGGATCGCCCGCAGAACACACTCGTACCGTTAGAGGTTATCTTTAGAAGGTATCTGGGGCAGGGAAACTCCCTAGAAAAAAGACTGCAAAAAAATCCCGAGTATCTGAAAGATTTAGATTTAAGTGCAATGCCAACCTCTAACACGCACTTTGAACCTGCCCTCGTCGAGTTTTCCACAAAGCTTGAGAGTTCTGATCGCTACCTGAGTAAACGTGAATTATCTGAGATGAATATCGCCAATGAGTTGGAAATAAAAAATCTGAAGACCCTCACTCAGGAAGTCACCACACATCTACGAGATCTTTTTGCCAAGTTGTCGATCAAGCTATGGGATGGAAAATTTGAGTACGGCTTTGGGGAAGAGAAAAATGGTGCGCGTGAACTTTTCTTGGTCGATAGCATTGGCCCCGACGAGTTGCGACTGACCTATGAACGGCTTCCTCTTTCAAAAGAGTTTTTACGACAGATTTATTTGCACACCCCCTGGGCGCAAGGCGTGCAGAAGGCCAAAGACCTTGCACAAGAAAGAAAAACTCAAGATTGGAAAAAAATCTGCGTAGAGGAGTTAAATCTATCTCCTCAGTCACTAAGTCCGCGCCAGTTAGAGGTTAGCTCACTGCTTTATCAGGCGTTGGCCAACGAAGTGGCTTTGGCTGTGGGGAGTGAGCCTCCTTTTGAGCGCCGTGCGGATTTAAAGACGTGGGCGCAGGAAGCCAAAAACCTTTTAGAAGAATCGGAAAAAAAATAA
- a CDS encoding phosphoribosylaminoimidazole carboxylase catalytic subunit (COG0041 Phosphoribosylcarboxyaminoimidazole (NCAIR) mutase) encodes MKVQVLFGSQSDERVYGPLCRSLEVCGSVKMEVASAHRNPERVREIVTDPATDIFVAGAGLAAHLPGVVASLTQKPVFGVAVNGAFAGLDAFLSIVQMPKGVPVLAVLEENSSLIAPLIQSWRQLPTDKIYLHWNRNLQNYSPIEKALQDMETLSQLKVEWAEVEDERCYGEIVTPWELPKGNKVNLFLCEKEQLSSSQLALDFMAKARHGGAWVGANNIQNYINQLQKIFALKESVWN; translated from the coding sequence ATGAAGGTTCAAGTTCTTTTTGGCAGCCAAAGTGATGAAAGAGTCTATGGTCCTCTTTGTCGCTCTTTAGAAGTTTGTGGTTCTGTAAAAATGGAAGTGGCTTCAGCGCATCGCAATCCAGAGAGAGTGCGAGAAATTGTGACAGACCCAGCGACTGATATTTTTGTCGCCGGAGCGGGGCTTGCCGCGCACTTACCCGGTGTCGTAGCTTCTCTTACCCAAAAGCCTGTCTTTGGAGTGGCTGTCAACGGTGCCTTCGCGGGGCTGGATGCTTTTTTATCTATCGTGCAAATGCCTAAAGGAGTTCCCGTCTTAGCAGTTCTGGAAGAGAACAGCTCTTTGATTGCACCTTTGATTCAGTCATGGAGGCAGTTACCAACAGATAAAATTTATCTGCATTGGAATCGCAATCTGCAAAACTACTCTCCCATTGAAAAGGCATTGCAGGATATGGAGACGCTCAGTCAGCTAAAAGTAGAGTGGGCAGAGGTTGAAGATGAACGCTGTTACGGTGAAATTGTGACTCCGTGGGAGCTGCCAAAAGGCAATAAGGTCAATTTATTCCTCTGTGAAAAGGAACAGCTATCTTCGTCGCAACTAGCTCTGGACTTTATGGCAAAAGCTCGCCATGGGGGTGCTTGGGTAGGGGCTAACAACATTCAAAACTATATCAATCAACTTCAAAAGATTTTTGCTCTGAAGGAGTCTGTATGGAATTAA